A window of Streptosporangium brasiliense contains these coding sequences:
- a CDS encoding HNH endonuclease signature motif containing protein — MGDPVTAAMVATELVEETGKLAKARRKLLDYMRVDHVRGCWLVQVGMTRNGYGQMMVDHERDLTHRWSYRAFHGPIPAGLVVRHACDVRNCVNPLHLSIGTQSDNIRECVARGRFAKNRGGAKLGWPEVEAIRASSETNTALAARYGVHRLTIGEIKLGRTWIR, encoded by the coding sequence GTGGGTGACCCGGTGACCGCCGCCATGGTCGCCACCGAGCTGGTGGAGGAGACCGGGAAGCTGGCCAAGGCCCGCCGCAAGCTGCTCGACTACATGCGCGTCGACCACGTCCGTGGCTGCTGGCTGGTCCAGGTCGGCATGACCCGCAACGGCTACGGCCAGATGATGGTGGACCACGAGCGCGACCTTACCCACCGCTGGAGTTACCGGGCTTTCCACGGCCCGATCCCCGCGGGGCTGGTCGTTCGCCACGCCTGCGACGTCCGCAACTGCGTCAACCCGCTGCACCTGAGCATCGGCACCCAGTCCGACAACATCCGCGAGTGCGTCGCCCGAGGCCGCTTCGCGAAAAACCGCGGCGGAGCCAAGCTCGGCTGGCCCGAGGTCGAAGCCATCCGCGCCAGCTCGGAGACCAACACCGCACTGGCCGCGCGCTACGGCGTCCACCGCCTGACCATCGGCGAGATCAAGCTTGGCAGGACGTGGATCCGATGA
- a CDS encoding ATP-binding protein codes for MTHPPYITELYRRRLAVAGIPMKYRHLRLADWQPYNDLAAKAYTAAVNFVATVPERLAVEPMDEPAGPLIGRGLALIGPWGGGKTTLACATASEIHIQHNPAIFFVAMADYIAVLAEQHSIKPQADRGVPEAVERYWKIHELKQRVYKSPLVVFDDVGKEHRTASNMAVDEVDRLLRQRFRNGLLNVVTSNEPLERWSKLYNPSMASFASEAFDEVVLGGKDLRRGC; via the coding sequence GTGACACACCCCCCGTACATCACCGAGCTCTACCGGCGTCGTCTGGCGGTGGCCGGCATCCCGATGAAGTACCGCCACCTGCGCCTGGCTGACTGGCAGCCCTACAACGACCTCGCGGCCAAGGCCTACACCGCCGCGGTCAACTTCGTGGCCACCGTCCCCGAGCGCCTCGCGGTCGAACCCATGGACGAGCCCGCCGGCCCCCTCATTGGCCGCGGACTGGCCCTGATCGGCCCGTGGGGCGGCGGCAAGACCACCTTGGCCTGCGCCACGGCCAGTGAAATCCACATTCAGCACAACCCGGCCATCTTCTTCGTCGCCATGGCCGACTACATCGCGGTGTTGGCCGAGCAGCACTCCATCAAGCCGCAGGCCGACCGCGGAGTGCCGGAAGCCGTCGAGCGCTACTGGAAGATCCACGAGCTCAAGCAGCGGGTCTACAAGAGCCCGCTGGTCGTCTTCGACGACGTCGGCAAGGAGCACAGAACCGCCTCCAACATGGCGGTCGACGAGGTGGACCGACTTCTGCGCCAGCGCTTCCGCAACGGCCTGCTGAACGTCGTCACGTCCAACGAACCGCTCGAACGGTGGTCCAAGCTCTACAACCCGTCAATGGCCTCGTTCGCCTCCGAGGCGTTTGACGAGGTCGTCCTGGGCGGCAAGGACCTGCGCCGTGGCTGCTGA
- a CDS encoding toprim domain-containing protein: MLRVDDSGEATCRCPAHMEFLGREDRHPSFSVNIGSGLFACFSCGFKGTFGDLVAYVLKVDRAEAVSWIRARGTIRQVERLMAKKTPATIDTTQQINEASLALYIPPPREALDDRNLTAKACASYGVLWEPTEELWITPVRDENDVLLGWQEKNARYFRNRPKGLKKSHTLFGLHTITYGCSRIIVVESPLDAVRLASAGIENVVASYGASISDAQMQLMLERTQHVVLFLDNDGPGRQYRDKAAAAWRHRIGISSVDYRNLLDCDDPEGLDPGDLSDAELIRLTDLTVPASLMPYLLR; this comes from the coding sequence GTGCTGCGCGTGGACGATTCGGGAGAGGCGACGTGCCGGTGCCCGGCGCACATGGAGTTTCTCGGCCGCGAGGACCGCCACCCGTCGTTTTCGGTGAACATCGGATCAGGGCTGTTCGCCTGCTTCAGCTGCGGATTCAAGGGCACCTTCGGTGACCTGGTGGCCTACGTGCTCAAGGTCGACAGAGCCGAGGCCGTGTCCTGGATCCGCGCCCGGGGCACAATCCGCCAGGTCGAGCGGCTCATGGCGAAGAAGACGCCGGCGACCATCGACACCACCCAGCAGATCAACGAGGCGTCGCTGGCGCTGTACATCCCACCGCCGCGCGAGGCCCTGGACGACCGCAACCTGACCGCCAAGGCGTGCGCCAGCTACGGCGTGCTGTGGGAGCCGACCGAGGAGCTGTGGATTACCCCGGTCCGCGACGAAAACGACGTTCTGCTTGGCTGGCAGGAGAAGAACGCCCGCTACTTCCGTAACCGGCCTAAGGGTCTGAAGAAGTCACACACCCTGTTCGGCCTGCACACCATCACCTACGGGTGCTCGCGCATCATCGTGGTGGAGTCGCCCCTGGACGCCGTACGGTTGGCATCGGCCGGCATTGAGAACGTGGTGGCCAGCTACGGCGCGTCGATCTCGGACGCACAGATGCAGCTGATGCTGGAGCGCACCCAGCACGTGGTGCTGTTCCTGGACAACGACGGCCCCGGCCGCCAGTACCGCGACAAGGCCGCCGCCGCTTGGCGCCACCGAATCGGGATCTCCTCCGTCGACTACCGCAACCTGCTCGACTGCGACGACCCCGAAGGCCTGGACCCGGGCGACCTGTCGGACGCCGAGCTGATCCGCCTGACTGATCTGACCGTCCCGGCCTCGTTGATGCCCTACCTGCTGCGCTGA
- a CDS encoding DnaB-like helicase C-terminal domain-containing protein, with amino-acid sequence MDTERLLISKVIESADLAPAAEAGITPGWFADPSSARVWSMIVDHKGRYGNVPTLAAVKRDYPTYKLLATPEGLPYLVDQMREHRQLVMLEAAITDAAQSHIRRDTAATTARLAAVLAEIARTTPTAYDIDLSTNGDERLTHYRELDALDGRLRGIPSGFPAIDLALQGFEPGQLITFVGPPKTGKSTSMLLMAKAANDSGKEPLFVGFEMSNREQWERLDAIRAGISHKRLRNGTLKPAEWKLLERSVRASQNLPSFHMSQDTSSVTTLTGLRTKIEKLDPDIVYVDGVYMMQDEEGEPSGSSQALTNITRGMKRLAQQLEKPIVIATQALESKMNGKKLTTYSIGYSSSFVQDSDAVIGVQQTDDPNITLMKLLAGRNASPMEAYYTWTWEPVKFEELEYNPFGGDGYEGGSDGW; translated from the coding sequence ATGGACACCGAGCGCCTGCTGATCTCCAAGGTCATCGAGTCAGCAGACCTCGCGCCGGCCGCAGAAGCCGGGATCACCCCCGGGTGGTTCGCCGACCCGTCCTCGGCGAGGGTCTGGTCGATGATCGTGGACCACAAGGGCCGCTACGGCAACGTGCCCACCCTCGCCGCGGTCAAGCGGGACTATCCGACTTACAAGCTTTTGGCGACGCCCGAGGGGCTGCCGTACCTGGTCGACCAGATGCGCGAGCACCGCCAGCTGGTCATGCTGGAGGCCGCGATCACGGATGCGGCCCAGTCCCATATCCGGCGCGACACCGCGGCGACCACTGCCCGGCTGGCGGCCGTGCTGGCCGAGATCGCCCGGACCACGCCGACCGCCTACGACATCGACCTGTCGACCAATGGTGACGAGCGCCTGACCCACTACCGGGAGCTGGATGCACTGGACGGCCGGCTGCGTGGCATCCCCAGCGGGTTCCCGGCGATCGATCTTGCGCTACAGGGGTTCGAGCCGGGACAGCTGATCACGTTCGTCGGCCCGCCGAAAACCGGCAAGTCGACGTCCATGCTGCTGATGGCCAAGGCCGCCAACGACTCGGGCAAGGAGCCCTTGTTCGTCGGGTTCGAGATGAGCAACCGTGAGCAGTGGGAGCGCCTGGACGCCATCCGCGCCGGCATCTCCCACAAGCGGCTGCGCAACGGCACACTCAAGCCGGCCGAGTGGAAGCTGTTGGAACGTTCCGTCCGAGCAAGTCAGAACCTGCCGAGCTTCCACATGTCCCAGGACACGAGCTCGGTCACCACCCTGACCGGCCTGCGAACCAAGATCGAAAAATTGGACCCGGACATCGTCTACGTGGACGGCGTCTACATGATGCAGGACGAGGAAGGAGAGCCCAGCGGATCATCGCAGGCGCTGACCAACATCACCCGCGGCATGAAACGCCTGGCCCAGCAGCTCGAAAAGCCCATCGTCATCGCGACCCAGGCCCTGGAAAGCAAGATGAACGGCAAGAAGCTGACGACCTACTCCATCGGCTACAGCTCCAGCTTCGTTCAGGACTCGGACGCGGTCATCGGCGTGCAGCAGACCGACGACCCGAACATCACCTTGATGAAGCTCCTTGCCGGCCGTAACGCCTCCCCGATGGAGGCCTATTACACGTGGACGTGGGAGCCGGTGAAGTTTGAGGAGCTGGAGTACAACCCGTTTGGCGGCGACGGATACGAGGGCGGCAGCGATGGCTGGTAG
- a CDS encoding DEAD/DEAH box helicase, which produces MLTIPLHPYQDVAVDRLLERRSLLLAYDMGLGKTITSIAAAEELLGSGEIDQALIVVPSGLKIQWAVALAARTDVATREITAKGEVFQIPEERYAVVIDGGPAKRREQYGLIKELRPQYVIAGYKTVVAELRTIRRMRPGLIILDEATAIKNPSADITQAVRQLDAGYRLALTGTPVDNRLEELFQLMGWVDQSVLGDPDDPDAARIFDQAYIDRDDWGSVKGYRNTPTLHAKVSPALIRKRTTDPDVAPYMPKIDHRTWSVTMEPATAAVYKLIAADLAAELAQMPTKTGFDVGAHYSGTDENTPAGRVMAVHLAAQQLITDPEMMVDSESSYVRNLVASGVLEGLPESAKLVRLRAEVEAILSDPSEKVILVTRFRSLLAKLGRIFEEHEHVFYHGGMNPSEKQASVNRFQDRPEARLFLMSHAGAYGVDIPAATHLINLDPARSAGQRAQINHRHVRAGSRNKIVMVSDLITRDSVEERSYQRLDLRARVGSAVVDGVGADETGTIIDDVTSLTEHLSVVLSG; this is translated from the coding sequence GTGCTGACGATCCCCTTGCATCCGTATCAGGATGTCGCCGTCGACCGCCTGCTGGAGCGTCGTTCCCTGCTGCTGGCCTACGACATGGGCCTGGGCAAGACGATCACGAGCATCGCCGCGGCCGAGGAGCTGCTGGGCTCCGGGGAGATCGACCAAGCCCTGATCGTCGTGCCATCGGGGCTGAAAATTCAGTGGGCGGTCGCGTTGGCCGCGCGCACCGACGTAGCCACCCGGGAGATCACCGCCAAGGGCGAGGTCTTCCAGATCCCCGAAGAGCGCTACGCCGTGGTGATCGACGGCGGCCCGGCCAAGCGGCGCGAGCAGTACGGACTCATCAAAGAGCTGCGCCCGCAGTACGTCATCGCCGGCTACAAGACCGTGGTCGCGGAGCTGCGCACGATCCGCCGGATGCGGCCGGGCCTGATCATCTTGGACGAGGCCACGGCGATCAAAAACCCGTCGGCTGACATCACCCAGGCCGTCCGTCAGCTGGACGCCGGCTATCGGCTGGCGCTGACCGGGACGCCGGTGGACAACCGGTTGGAAGAGCTGTTCCAGCTGATGGGGTGGGTCGACCAGAGCGTGCTGGGCGACCCCGACGACCCCGACGCCGCGAGGATCTTCGACCAGGCCTACATCGACCGCGACGACTGGGGCTCGGTCAAGGGGTATCGCAACACCCCGACCCTGCACGCCAAAGTCTCGCCGGCGCTGATCCGCAAGCGGACCACGGACCCTGACGTTGCGCCGTACATGCCGAAGATCGACCACCGGACCTGGTCGGTCACCATGGAGCCGGCCACGGCCGCGGTCTACAAGTTGATCGCCGCGGACTTGGCGGCCGAGCTGGCGCAGATGCCGACCAAGACAGGGTTCGACGTCGGAGCGCACTACTCCGGCACCGATGAAAACACCCCCGCCGGTCGTGTGATGGCCGTGCACTTGGCTGCTCAGCAGCTCATTACCGACCCCGAGATGATGGTCGATAGCGAGTCGTCTTATGTCCGAAATCTGGTCGCCTCCGGAGTGCTGGAAGGGCTACCGGAGTCGGCCAAGTTGGTCCGGCTGCGCGCCGAGGTTGAAGCGATTCTTTCGGACCCGTCCGAAAAGGTGATTCTTGTGACGCGTTTCCGCTCGCTTTTGGCGAAGTTGGGGCGTATCTTCGAGGAACACGAACACGTGTTCTACCACGGAGGGATGAACCCGAGTGAGAAACAAGCTTCGGTCAACCGGTTCCAAGATCGGCCGGAAGCGCGCTTGTTTCTTATGTCCCACGCTGGTGCCTACGGTGTCGACATCCCGGCGGCTACGCACCTAATCAATCTGGACCCGGCCAGAAGCGCGGGACAGCGTGCGCAGATCAACCACCGCCACGTGAGAGCTGGATCCCGTAACAAAATCGTGATGGTCTCGGACTTGATCACGCGGGATTCCGTCGAGGAGCGCTCGTATCAGCGTCTCGACCTGCGGGCACGTGTCGGAAGTGCCGTCGTAGACGGAGTTGGTGCTGATGAGACGGGCACGATCATAGATGATGTGACCTCCTTGACGGAACATCTGTCTGTGGTGCTAAGTGGTTGA